ACAAAGAATTGATGGCAGTGTACTGGAAAGCGTTGGCGGCAGCGCAAAATCATAAAACCGAACTCACTCGAAAATTACTCCTAAAGTTCAAAGAGCAGTTCGTCGATCACCTGCTTAAAGAGAATACGTCGTTGTATATTTATCTGCGTAAGACTGCAAAGAAACCAAGCGCGAAACAAGCAGTGACTTCGGTCAAGTCAGAAATGGATAAAATTGCTCGGTCGATTATGCGTTTTTTGGAGGAGGCGACCAAAGCTGACGCGGTGTATGACGTGGTGTTTGTTGATCGGTTGACGCAGATGGGGGAAGCACTCACACAGCGAATCGAGAAAGAAGAAGCGTATGTGTATCCGAACTATCGTCCCAGTTGAGTGACGAGCAAATAAAAAAACACCATGCCTGAGCATGGTGTTTAGTGATGTTGTACTGCGTTGCGTGTGATGGTGTTTCGGCGTGATGGCTGTCCGTGATCAAGAGACAGCCACCTCACTTTAGCCCACATCATTAGATTGCTGAGCCGGCACTAGCGGCGATAGCGAAGTTGTCGTCGTCCCGTGAAAGAACCCGGTCTGAGATTGTATCTACCATCAATTCCACAGATTCCTGTAAGGCAGCTTTGGTGTGATTCAAGCTGTAGACTTCATAATTAGCAGGGTCGCCCTGAGACACAACAGTGATTGTATCGATCTTGCGGGCCGGTGATGGTGCAACCGACGCGTCACTTGCCTGAACTAGGCTGCTCAACAACAAACTTGTCGCCAAACTTACGGTTAACACAATGCGTTTCATAATTATCTTTCTCCAATTAAGTTAAGTTGATGTTTAAGATCACCGTTGTGGTGTATCTGTAAACTTAGATGCAACTCTGTTCAGATTGGATTCAAATAATTTTAAAATCGTATTTTTTAGTTGTCGTCGCTCAAATAAGCTTGTTTAAAATGCCGTCTGCACAGTGAGATATAGCGATCATTTCCACCGATTTCGACCTGTGACCCTTGCCGGATCGCCTCGCCCTTTTCATTGACGCGCACCACCATATTAGCTTTGCTGCCGCAGTGGCAGATGGTTTTAAGTTCGACTAATACATCGGCCCACGCGAGCAGCCATTTACTGCCTTCGAACAATTGTCCTTGAAAGTCAGTGCGGATGCCGTAGCAGAGCACCGGAATACTCAGTCGATCGCACACATCGCTCAGCTGCCAGACTTGATCCTTACGCAGGAATTGTGATTCATCCACGAGAAGACAGTGTATAGCCTTGGCCCTGTGTTTGCGTTCTACATGTTCGAATAGGTCGACATCCGGGCTGAATAAGTCCGCCGGTTGCGACAAGCCGATCCGTGAGCTGACTTTGCCTTTACCGAAACGATCATCCAATGCCGCTGTGAGCAGCAAGGTATTCATGCCCCGCTCTTGATAGTTAAAACTCGATTGCAAGAGCGTGGTGGATTTACCTGCGTTCATAGTCGAGTAATAGAAATACAGTTTGGCCATGCGCGATCAACTAGTTGAAGGAGTGGTTGGTGATGGCGCTCAAAAATGTGTCGAGTACGCGTGGGGCGTCCACACCGATTGCGGCTGAAGTAAGTGGTCGATCCGTCCAGGCAGGCAGTACATAGGGCTCTTGTTGGGTATCGACCGACAATTGGCCGGCGGCGATACCGTCATTGATGACGCGTGTTGGGCCGGCAATCAACTGAAATGCGTCAGGAAGAACCGTGTACACCAGGGCGCTGGCATCGTGCATGGCACAAGAACGGTCAGTCGAGCCGAGGCGCGCCAAGCGGCTGGCATAGAAGTCGATATAGAAACGACTGGTGTCCCATAAGAATTTTCCGGCGCGCCCGGCTGCGTCGCGTATCATCGCAAGGTCTTGATCCCGCAACACAGTTTGCAACGTAACATCTAATCCGATGATGGTGGCTGGCCAATCGTGTGCGAACACCGCATCCGCGGCATGTGGATCGTTGAAAAAGTTAGCTTCGGCCAACGGGGTCACATTGCCCGGGTGCGCCACGCTACCGCCCATGACCACCAGTGATTTGACCTTCGCTGGCAACGACGGGTCGAGACTCACAGCGTGAGCAATATTGGTGAGTGGTCCAATGGCGACCAAGGTAATCTCGCCCGGGTTCTCGCTTGCCATTCGAACTATAAATTCGGCAGCACTTTCTGACACCGGAGCGGAACTGGGTTGTGTAATGTGGATGTTGCCTAGGCCATCTGTACCATGAACGAAGTCGGGCGCTGGGTAGCGTGTTTGATGTAGCGGGTCAGATGCACCTTGGGCTACCGGGACCTGTGGTTGACCGAAGACATCCAAGATATGCAATGCATTACGCGTAGTGATTTCTATTTCTGCGTTGCCGAATACAGTGGTTAGACCGAGTAATTCGATGTCAGGGTGTGCGATCGCAAACGCGATAGCTTGTGCATCATCGATGCCGGGATCGGTGTCCAAGATGATTTTGGGCATGAGTCGTTCCTAATTAAGTTCTGCCAAGGTGGGGATGGCGTCAATTGCCCCGGGGCGCGAGACCGCGATGGCGGCGGCCTGAGAAGCACGGTGTAGACTGTCTTGGTCTGACATGCCGGCAACGAGACCGGCTAAAAAATAGCCAACGAAGGTGTCGCCAGCCCCTGTGGTATCAACGACCTTCGTTGCCATGGCCGGGCATTCATAGACTTGTTGTTTGTGTATCAATATCGAGCCAGCCCCACCGAGCGTCAACACAACACGAGTGTGTTTAAAGCGCGATTGCAATTGGCTGACTAATTTGTTGATTTGTTCGGTGCCCGCTAATGCCGCCGCTTCGCCACGGTTGACGATCAAAGTATCAAGCGATTCCAGTGGAAGGTGGTTGATGTCGCTGGTCATCGGGGCTGGGTTGAGCGCGCAGGGCACGCCCATCGCGCGTGCCAGTTCCAGGCTTTCGGCGAGTAGGTTGCACTCGTTTTGCATTAGAAGTAGTTTCGCATCCTGATTCGCTTTCAGGGCGGTGCGTAGTTCATTTACGTTCAACTGATGGTTAGCGCCAGCATGCAAGACAATGGCGTTTTCACCCTGCGCATCGACCTGGATGATGGCGTGACCGCTGGCACCTGATGTGGTCTCAATCAGAGAAGTATCAACCCCCGCTTGATTGAGTTGTTCAATGGCCCAGCCATCAGTCGATCCGACCTTGCCGATATGCTTTACCCGACCGCCAGCGGCCGCAATGGCGACTGATTGGTTTGCGCCTTTGCCGCCGAGACCGGAGGTAAAGGTCTCGCTGGCCAGTGTTTCACCTGGTTGCACGAAGTGCGGAACGCGGTATACGTAATCAATGTTGATCGAACCGATATTGATGATCAGGTCACTCACTTGATTAACCCGATCTGCTTAAGTCGTTCATTCAGGTATTCGCTGGCCGTGGTTGGTGGATAGCGTAATGGGTTCTCTGCGTTAACGCACTGCGGCAAGCATGCGAGAGACGTATCCGGGTTCGGGTGCATGAAAAACGGAATTGAGTACCGACTCGCCCGGGCTTTGTCACCTTGTGGATTCACTACGCGGTGCGTGGTGGAAGGCAGCATACCATTGGTAAGTCGCTGCAACATATCGCCAACATTGCAGATGATTGTCCCCTTGATCATGCTAATCGGAACCCAGTCACCACGACGGCTCAGTACCTCAAGGCCATCCTGCTCAGAGCCGACCAGGAGTGTCAGCAGATTAATATCTTCATGCGCTGCTGCACGCAGATTGGGAATCTCGGTATCCGTAATGGGCGGATAATGCAGGATACGTAGCAAGGCTTCACCCTGGTCAACACGCGATTCAAAATAATCATGCGGTAGGTCTAGGCTTAGAGCAAATACGCTGAGTACCCGATGAGCCAACGTATCCAGCGACGCAAATAATGACTCAAAGCTAGCGCGAAACGTCGGAATCTCACTCGGCCAAACATTGTCTGCCAAGTGTGCCGCTGCGGGGTTCTCTCGTCCTACGTGATAGAACTCTTTGAGGTCTGCATGTTGTGCATCTTTGGCTTTCTCGGTGCCAAATGGGACATAGCCTCGGGCGCGACCGGCGGCGTCAGTCTCATATTTGGATTTAATATCGACCGGTAAAGCAAAAAAGTCTGCCGCAGCATCAAACGCAGCGCGGATTTGTTCGGGTTCGATATTATGGCCTGTAATGCCGGCAAAGCCCCACTCGGTATAGGCCGCTTTGAAAGCCTGAGTAAAGGTATCAGGGTCCCGTTCAAAGTCGGTAATATCTAGGGTTGGAATCTGGTTCATATGCGTGAATCGGGTGCAATTTAACAGCCAGAGGATAACGTAGACTGGCATAAAACGGTATGCGAATTTAGCTCAATTCACCGTTTCACGTGTTGGCTTTGAGCGGTAGCTATAATCCAAAATACGGCGGACTTCGG
The sequence above is a segment of the Arenicella chitinivorans genome. Coding sequences within it:
- a CDS encoding hemerythrin domain-containing protein, producing MFDKLLDRLAPEKIKGAAPTTADKSQENFAPNTRIAYKSTLVPTLEQEHKELMAVYWKALAAAQNHKTELTRKLLLKFKEQFVDHLLKENTSLYIYLRKTAKKPSAKQAVTSVKSEMDKIARSIMRFLEEATKADAVYDVVFVDRLTQMGEALTQRIEKEEAYVYPNYRPS
- a CDS encoding thymidine kinase; translated protein: MAKLYFYYSTMNAGKSTTLLQSSFNYQERGMNTLLLTAALDDRFGKGKVSSRIGLSQPADLFSPDVDLFEHVERKHRAKAIHCLLVDESQFLRKDQVWQLSDVCDRLSIPVLCYGIRTDFQGQLFEGSKWLLAWADVLVELKTICHCGSKANMVVRVNEKGEAIRQGSQVEIGGNDRYISLCRRHFKQAYLSDDN
- a CDS encoding nucleoside hydrolase; translated protein: MPKIILDTDPGIDDAQAIAFAIAHPDIELLGLTTVFGNAEIEITTRNALHILDVFGQPQVPVAQGASDPLHQTRYPAPDFVHGTDGLGNIHITQPSSAPVSESAAEFIVRMASENPGEITLVAIGPLTNIAHAVSLDPSLPAKVKSLVVMGGSVAHPGNVTPLAEANFFNDPHAADAVFAHDWPATIIGLDVTLQTVLRDQDLAMIRDAAGRAGKFLWDTSRFYIDFYASRLARLGSTDRSCAMHDASALVYTVLPDAFQLIAGPTRVINDGIAAGQLSVDTQQEPYVLPAWTDRPLTSAAIGVDAPRVLDTFLSAITNHSFN
- a CDS encoding ribokinase, with protein sequence MSDLIINIGSINIDYVYRVPHFVQPGETLASETFTSGLGGKGANQSVAIAAAGGRVKHIGKVGSTDGWAIEQLNQAGVDTSLIETTSGASGHAIIQVDAQGENAIVLHAGANHQLNVNELRTALKANQDAKLLLMQNECNLLAESLELARAMGVPCALNPAPMTSDINHLPLESLDTLIVNRGEAAALAGTEQINKLVSQLQSRFKHTRVVLTLGGAGSILIHKQQVYECPAMATKVVDTTGAGDTFVGYFLAGLVAGMSDQDSLHRASQAAAIAVSRPGAIDAIPTLAELN
- a CDS encoding isopenicillin N synthase family dioxygenase gives rise to the protein MNQIPTLDITDFERDPDTFTQAFKAAYTEWGFAGITGHNIEPEQIRAAFDAAADFFALPVDIKSKYETDAAGRARGYVPFGTEKAKDAQHADLKEFYHVGRENPAAAHLADNVWPSEIPTFRASFESLFASLDTLAHRVLSVFALSLDLPHDYFESRVDQGEALLRILHYPPITDTEIPNLRAAAHEDINLLTLLVGSEQDGLEVLSRRGDWVPISMIKGTIICNVGDMLQRLTNGMLPSTTHRVVNPQGDKARASRYSIPFFMHPNPDTSLACLPQCVNAENPLRYPPTTASEYLNERLKQIGLIK